From the genome of Cellvibrio japonicus Ueda107, one region includes:
- the lon gene encoding endopeptidase La, whose product MVADTLPDSIVNEIPLLPLRDVVVYPHMVTPLFVGRGKSIEALEKAMSSDKQVLLVAQKNPQQDDPLEEDLYAIGTIASILQLLKLPDGTVKVLIEGRERARLLKFEDVGSYFRADVEVIHTEAVDSTEARALVASAIGQFEQYVNLSKKVPVEVITSLSGIDEPGRLADTIAAHLSLDLAKKQSILETADIRERVENLLTMMDAEVDLFHVEKKIRGRVKKQMEKSQREYYLNEQIKAIQKELGEMGEDVSEFDELDKKIVTAAMPKEAEEKAKAELNKLKMMSPMSAEASVLRAYIDWMVRVPWSKRSKVRHDLVRAEEVLNKDHFGLEEVKERILEYLAVQQRVKKVKGPILCLVGPPGVGKTSLGESIARATNREFVRMALGGVRDEAEIRGHRRTYIGSLPGKLIQKMAKVGVKNPLFLLDEIDKMGMDNRGDPASALLEVLDPEQNSHFNDHYLEVDYDLSDVMFVCTSNSMNIPGPLLDRMEVIRIPGYTEDEKLNIATRYLIPKQMKANGLKESEVDIKADAIRDIVRYYTREAGVRGLEREIAKICRKVVTLHVKERKTAAHVVEPSSLEDLLGVHKFDFGKAESKDQIGQVTGLAWTQVGGELLTIEASAVAGKGRIIKTGSLGDVMQESIQAALTVVRSRGQSLGIAPDHHEKVDIHIHVPEGATPKDGPSAGIAMCTALVSVQTGIPVRADVAMTGEITLRGEVLRIGGLKEKLLAAHRGGIKTVVIPADNERDLKEIPANIKEDLLIKPVKWIDEVLEIALQYRPKPLSDEEYRALEKAAQKNDSDNRLSTH is encoded by the coding sequence ATGGTCGCAGATACTCTGCCGGATTCCATTGTGAATGAAATCCCTTTATTACCCCTGCGGGATGTGGTGGTTTATCCCCATATGGTCACTCCACTGTTTGTTGGGCGTGGCAAATCCATTGAGGCCCTTGAGAAAGCGATGTCCAGTGACAAGCAGGTTCTCCTGGTGGCCCAGAAAAACCCCCAACAAGATGATCCACTTGAAGAAGACCTATATGCCATTGGCACTATTGCCAGTATTTTACAATTGCTTAAGTTGCCGGACGGTACTGTAAAGGTTTTGATTGAGGGACGGGAGCGTGCACGTCTGCTTAAGTTTGAAGACGTAGGCAGTTATTTTCGTGCTGATGTCGAAGTGATCCACACTGAAGCGGTGGACTCAACAGAAGCAAGAGCGTTGGTGGCTTCGGCAATTGGTCAATTTGAGCAATATGTCAACCTGAGTAAAAAAGTTCCTGTTGAAGTCATTACATCTCTTAGTGGCATTGATGAGCCGGGACGTTTGGCCGATACCATTGCTGCGCATCTCTCTTTGGATTTGGCGAAAAAACAATCCATTCTTGAAACTGCAGATATCCGTGAGCGCGTTGAGAATCTTCTGACGATGATGGATGCAGAAGTGGATTTATTCCATGTAGAGAAAAAAATACGTGGTCGCGTCAAGAAGCAAATGGAAAAAAGCCAGCGTGAGTATTATTTGAATGAGCAGATTAAAGCCATTCAGAAAGAGCTGGGTGAGATGGGGGAGGATGTCAGTGAATTTGATGAGCTTGATAAGAAAATTGTCACTGCTGCCATGCCTAAAGAGGCAGAGGAAAAGGCAAAGGCTGAACTAAACAAATTGAAAATGATGTCTCCGATGTCGGCTGAAGCCTCTGTATTGCGTGCCTATATCGATTGGATGGTGCGTGTACCCTGGAGTAAGCGCAGTAAAGTTCGCCATGATCTTGTACGAGCTGAAGAGGTTCTTAACAAAGACCACTTTGGGTTGGAAGAGGTGAAAGAACGCATCCTTGAATATCTGGCCGTGCAACAGCGTGTAAAAAAGGTCAAAGGGCCAATTTTATGTCTCGTTGGTCCTCCAGGTGTAGGTAAGACTTCTTTGGGGGAATCTATTGCCCGAGCTACTAACCGTGAGTTTGTGCGTATGGCTTTGGGCGGCGTACGCGACGAAGCGGAGATTCGCGGCCATAGGCGTACCTATATAGGTTCGCTGCCAGGAAAGTTGATCCAAAAAATGGCAAAAGTAGGGGTTAAGAACCCGTTATTCCTGTTGGATGAAATTGACAAAATGGGCATGGATAACCGTGGTGATCCGGCATCTGCGCTGTTGGAGGTTTTGGACCCTGAACAAAATAGCCATTTTAACGATCATTACCTGGAAGTGGATTACGACTTGTCAGATGTCATGTTTGTTTGCACTTCAAACTCAATGAATATCCCTGGGCCTTTGCTGGATCGTATGGAAGTTATACGTATTCCGGGTTATACAGAGGATGAAAAGCTGAATATCGCAACACGCTATCTGATTCCCAAGCAAATGAAAGCCAATGGACTCAAAGAAAGTGAAGTTGATATTAAGGCTGATGCCATTCGCGATATTGTTCGCTATTACACACGGGAAGCGGGTGTGCGTGGCCTTGAGCGTGAGATTGCCAAGATTTGCCGTAAAGTGGTTACCTTGCATGTAAAAGAACGTAAGACTGCAGCTCACGTGGTGGAGCCATCCTCGCTGGAAGATTTGCTAGGTGTGCATAAGTTTGATTTTGGCAAGGCGGAGAGTAAGGATCAAATAGGGCAGGTCACCGGGCTTGCCTGGACCCAGGTGGGTGGTGAGCTGTTGACGATCGAGGCTTCGGCAGTCGCGGGTAAGGGGCGTATTATCAAGACAGGATCTTTGGGCGATGTCATGCAGGAGTCTATCCAGGCTGCGCTGACGGTAGTTCGTTCTCGGGGGCAGTCGTTGGGTATTGCGCCAGATCACCATGAAAAGGTGGATATTCATATCCATGTTCCGGAAGGTGCAACACCTAAGGATGGTCCAAGTGCAGGTATAGCCATGTGTACCGCCCTGGTGTCTGTACAGACCGGGATTCCTGTGCGCGCAGATGTTGCTATGACGGGTGAGATTACCTTGCGTGGGGAAGTGTTACGGATAGGTGGCTTAAAAGAGAAACTGTTGGCTGCTCATCGTGGCGGTATCAAAACAGTGGTTATCCCGGCAGATAATGAGCGTGATTTGAAGGAAATACCTGCCAATATCAAAGAAGATCTACTCATTAAGCCTGTTAAATGGATTGATGAGGTATTGGAGATAGCCCTGCAGTATCGCCCCAAGCCCCTTAGTGATGAGGAGTATCGGGCGCTGGAAAAAGCTGCTCAAAAAAACGACAGTGATAACCGTTTGAGCACTCATTAA
- a CDS encoding SMP-30/gluconolactonase/LRE family protein, translating to MKNTLQRKNYRLTSLCVSILCVVALSGCQRDEVQAPVDNYKADSTPSAAVSPADSTCGAAPQGELVAQRIDAANSTRSEPGLYEGPVWIGNALYFSDFTFSQGFPSRVQKLDMDGTLTTVIEDSGSNGLAVDLAGDLLAGTHKYKSVSRFNLLTGERTSVAEAYQGNVFNSPNDLVLANDGSLYFTDPAFQRDAAPGGQEKTSVYRVDLDGTVTLVDDTISNPNGISLSPAQDVLYVNGGGEQGILRAYPMVDGYPQAGNNLVEGLVIPDGMAVDCHGNIYVTEHTAQRLRVFSPSGEQLALIKTDANVTNAAFGGPEGKTLYLTGAGAVWKVELSVTGSPY from the coding sequence ATGAAAAATACACTTCAAAGGAAAAACTATCGCCTGACGTCCTTGTGCGTATCGATTTTGTGTGTTGTAGCACTCTCAGGGTGCCAGCGCGACGAGGTTCAGGCCCCGGTTGATAATTACAAGGCGGATTCCACTCCCTCTGCTGCAGTCTCTCCGGCAGACTCTACCTGTGGTGCCGCACCGCAAGGCGAGCTGGTTGCACAACGGATTGACGCAGCCAATAGCACGCGCAGTGAGCCCGGCCTTTATGAGGGGCCTGTGTGGATTGGCAATGCGCTGTATTTTTCGGATTTCACATTTTCCCAGGGGTTTCCATCGCGAGTACAAAAGCTTGATATGGATGGCACCTTGACTACGGTCATTGAGGATTCAGGCAGTAATGGTTTGGCCGTGGACCTGGCTGGCGACTTATTGGCGGGTACCCATAAATACAAAAGTGTGTCTCGTTTCAACCTGCTGACAGGTGAGCGTACATCCGTGGCTGAGGCTTATCAGGGCAATGTGTTCAATAGTCCCAATGATTTGGTACTGGCCAACGATGGCTCACTGTATTTTACGGATCCGGCTTTCCAGCGCGATGCAGCGCCCGGTGGGCAGGAAAAAACCAGTGTGTATCGCGTTGATCTCGATGGCACTGTGACCCTGGTAGACGACACCATCAGCAATCCCAACGGTATTTCACTTTCACCTGCGCAAGATGTGCTCTACGTCAATGGCGGTGGGGAGCAGGGTATCCTGCGGGCTTACCCCATGGTGGATGGATACCCCCAGGCAGGTAACAACCTGGTGGAAGGATTGGTGATTCCCGATGGTATGGCGGTTGATTGCCACGGCAATATTTACGTGACGGAACATACCGCGCAGCGTTTGCGTGTATTTAGCCCCAGCGGTGAACAGCTGGCCTTGATTAAAACGGATGCCAATGTCACTAATGCTGCTTTTGGTGGTCCTGAAGGCAAGACACTCTATCTGACAGGTGCTGGTGCTGTTTGGAAGGTGGAACTGTCCGTGACTGGCTCCCCATACTGA
- a CDS encoding SurA N-terminal domain-containing protein, which produces MLQSIRDNSKGVISYILIGFLVVIFALFGVESLFNWNPTANKVVEVNGEKITQVELQNAIARQKQQMMNRYGDQVPSEFLSEDYLRKPVLDNLIQNQVLYQAAKKAGMTVGNDLITEQISSAPVFKNEAGVFDNTRYRQALSMMGYTHATYTQQLAKDLVLNQLYTGLASSSFTTPNEIEQLIALSYQTRDFSYFVLPSSKIKESVVVSDEEIADYYAKNPQAYTSEEQVAVDYIELSVDALMADISISEEQLHKQYEQGLASFVAAPERHAAHILVENQDAEKIKAVREKLAAGEDFAELAKTYSDDLGSKEQGGDLGFTKGDTFPAEFETALAGLKVGEVSAPVETDAGTHFIKLLAERGSQAPSFEEQKASLEEHLKRAEAENIFVAKLEQLKELAFNADSLAEVAKEIDAKVSNTGLFSRTSGQGIAANKLVADAAFSEDVLQDGNSSEPIELDTTRAVVIKKTDYQPSRLLPLDEVKQQIVGVLTESKARELMRTKGSQLLADLHAGKALDELASAEGQALKTAAAAKRYGSDVEPEIAGFAFDMAKPTAEVASVAGFVTASGDYALIQLAAVNLGAEEIAEEQKKAIVAQVGNMNGLADFSSFQGYLKEVADIDQ; this is translated from the coding sequence ATGTTGCAAAGCATCAGAGATAATTCAAAAGGAGTCATCTCCTACATATTGATTGGATTCCTGGTGGTCATTTTTGCCCTTTTTGGTGTTGAATCACTATTTAACTGGAATCCAACCGCTAATAAAGTGGTGGAAGTCAATGGTGAGAAAATCACGCAAGTTGAGTTGCAAAATGCGATTGCTCGTCAAAAACAGCAAATGATGAATCGCTATGGCGACCAGGTTCCCAGCGAGTTTCTGAGCGAAGATTATCTGCGAAAGCCGGTATTGGATAATTTGATCCAAAATCAGGTGTTGTATCAGGCTGCTAAAAAAGCGGGTATGACAGTAGGCAATGATTTAATTACCGAGCAAATCTCATCTGCGCCGGTGTTCAAGAATGAAGCGGGAGTATTTGATAACACCCGTTATCGCCAGGCATTGAGCATGATGGGATATACCCATGCGACTTACACCCAACAGTTGGCTAAAGATTTGGTTTTGAACCAGTTGTATACAGGCTTGGCATCCAGCTCGTTTACCACACCTAATGAAATAGAGCAGTTGATTGCGCTTAGCTACCAGACGCGTGATTTTTCATACTTTGTTCTTCCTTCCTCCAAAATTAAAGAGTCTGTTGTTGTTAGTGATGAAGAAATTGCAGATTACTATGCCAAAAATCCGCAAGCTTACACCAGCGAAGAACAGGTTGCTGTTGATTACATTGAGTTGAGTGTTGATGCTCTTATGGCTGATATTTCCATTAGCGAAGAGCAATTGCATAAACAATATGAGCAGGGGCTTGCCAGCTTTGTGGCTGCTCCCGAGCGTCATGCTGCGCATATTCTTGTGGAAAATCAAGATGCTGAAAAAATCAAGGCCGTTCGTGAAAAGTTGGCAGCTGGTGAGGATTTTGCTGAGCTTGCCAAAACCTATTCGGACGACCTCGGTAGCAAAGAGCAGGGTGGCGACCTTGGTTTTACTAAGGGAGATACGTTCCCGGCAGAATTTGAAACGGCACTTGCCGGTTTAAAAGTAGGGGAGGTTTCGGCACCTGTAGAAACAGATGCAGGTACTCACTTTATTAAATTGTTGGCTGAGCGGGGTTCGCAGGCGCCAAGTTTTGAGGAGCAAAAAGCCTCTTTGGAAGAGCATCTCAAGCGCGCTGAAGCTGAAAATATCTTTGTTGCCAAGCTGGAGCAGCTGAAAGAGTTGGCATTTAATGCCGACAGTCTGGCTGAGGTGGCTAAAGAAATTGATGCAAAGGTGTCAAATACCGGGCTTTTCTCTCGTACAAGTGGTCAAGGGATCGCTGCTAACAAGTTGGTTGCTGACGCGGCTTTTTCCGAAGATGTTTTGCAGGATGGCAATAGCAGTGAACCAATAGAACTTGATACTACGCGTGCGGTTGTGATTAAAAAGACAGATTACCAACCAAGCCGCCTATTACCGCTGGATGAAGTGAAGCAACAAATTGTTGGTGTGTTGACGGAAAGCAAGGCCAGGGAGCTGATGCGCACCAAAGGTTCTCAATTGCTTGCCGATCTGCATGCTGGTAAGGCGTTGGATGAGTTGGCAAGTGCTGAAGGACAAGCGTTGAAGACCGCGGCAGCTGCCAAACGTTATGGTAGTGATGTTGAGCCGGAAATTGCTGGCTTTGCGTTCGATATGGCAAAACCAACTGCTGAGGTCGCCTCTGTGGCAGGTTTTGTCACTGCCAGTGGTGATTATGCATTGATCCAACTGGCGGCGGTAAATTTAGGCGCTGAAGAGATTGCGGAAGAGCAGAAAAAGGCGATTGTCGCTCAGGTTGGTAATATGAATGGCTTGGCAGACTTCTCCAGCTTTCAAGGTTATTTAAAAGAAGTTGCAGATATTGATCAATAA
- the treF gene encoding alpha,alpha-trehalase TreF, translating to MANYWIMPVAFCLVLVACERKSPAYHPETPAENLQIAETVDYQPDRDLEELFVRVQMEKLYPDSKTFVDATPLFPPADILADYRRSAGEESFDMAAFVASHFRLPDPLPAINVDVSRPLREHLQHHWDALVREASADERSSTLIPLPQPYVVPGGRFREMFYWDSYFTLVGLMASGRDTLAKQMIDNFAYLIDRYGYIPNGNRTYFLGRSQPPFFAASLQLYANKHGMESVIGYLPLLEREYRFWMDGQSGELDAGKEGKHLVTLANGDFLNRYYGSRSEPRAEAYNKEYLWAEQYQVQDKAQFFRDLRAACESGWDFSSRWFADGQSKASINTHEIIPVDLSSLMYSMEITLARMYEHRQDQAKSAFYRTRAVRRQQLIEQYHFDPVTGTYQDYNYVAASHTGQLSLAMLFPLFFGVAGPDNALGVVKVLEQQFLKPGGLVTSLRQSGEQWDYPNGWAPLQYVAVEGLAHYGYDTLARDIARRWLALNERVYREEGKMMEKYNVVDTHVKAGGGNYPNQDGFGWTNGVALAFYEFLDSPIAH from the coding sequence ATGGCTAACTATTGGATCATGCCAGTCGCGTTCTGCCTGGTATTGGTGGCATGCGAGCGCAAATCACCGGCATATCACCCGGAAACCCCTGCAGAAAATTTACAAATAGCGGAGACAGTTGATTACCAGCCGGATCGCGATTTGGAAGAGTTGTTTGTGCGGGTACAAATGGAAAAGCTTTATCCGGATTCCAAGACCTTTGTCGATGCGACGCCGCTGTTTCCGCCGGCAGATATTTTGGCGGATTATCGGCGTTCGGCAGGCGAGGAGTCTTTTGATATGGCCGCGTTTGTGGCATCCCATTTCCGTCTGCCAGACCCTTTACCGGCGATAAATGTTGATGTCAGTCGTCCCCTGCGTGAGCATTTGCAGCATCATTGGGATGCGTTGGTGCGCGAAGCTTCAGCGGATGAGCGCTCCTCCACATTAATCCCCTTGCCGCAGCCTTATGTTGTCCCCGGTGGGCGTTTTCGTGAGATGTTTTATTGGGACTCCTATTTCACGCTCGTTGGCCTTATGGCTTCCGGTAGAGATACCCTGGCTAAGCAAATGATCGATAATTTCGCTTATTTGATTGATCGCTATGGCTATATTCCCAACGGCAATCGCACCTATTTCCTGGGACGCTCCCAGCCGCCATTTTTTGCCGCCAGCTTACAACTTTACGCCAACAAACATGGTATGGAGTCTGTCATTGGATACCTGCCTTTGCTGGAGCGGGAGTATCGCTTCTGGATGGATGGTCAATCCGGTGAGTTGGACGCGGGAAAAGAAGGGAAGCATTTGGTAACCCTGGCCAATGGCGATTTTTTAAATCGCTATTATGGCAGCCGCAGTGAGCCGCGCGCCGAGGCTTACAACAAGGAGTATCTCTGGGCTGAGCAATATCAGGTTCAGGATAAGGCGCAATTTTTCCGCGATTTGCGTGCGGCGTGTGAATCCGGGTGGGACTTTAGCAGCCGCTGGTTTGCTGATGGCCAATCCAAGGCCAGTATTAATACCCATGAAATTATCCCGGTTGATTTGAGTAGCTTGATGTACTCCATGGAGATCACGCTTGCCCGGATGTACGAGCACCGACAGGATCAAGCCAAATCGGCGTTCTATCGCACGCGGGCTGTACGGCGCCAGCAATTGATTGAGCAGTACCATTTCGACCCTGTGACGGGAACCTACCAGGATTACAATTACGTTGCTGCGAGCCATACGGGACAGTTGTCCCTGGCAATGCTGTTCCCATTGTTTTTTGGGGTGGCTGGTCCTGACAATGCCCTTGGGGTTGTCAAAGTACTGGAGCAACAATTTTTAAAGCCCGGTGGCTTGGTGACCAGCCTCCGCCAGTCCGGGGAGCAATGGGATTACCCGAATGGATGGGCACCCTTGCAATACGTAGCAGTAGAGGGCTTGGCCCACTATGGCTATGACACCCTTGCGCGCGATATTGCCCGTCGTTGGTTAGCCTTGAATGAGCGTGTCTATCGCGAGGAGGGAAAAATGATGGAAAAATATAATGTGGTGGATACCCATGTCAAAGCCGGTGGCGGTAATTATCCCAACCAGGATGGTTTTGGTTGGACGAATGGCGTTGCCTTGGCGTTTTATGAATTTCTGGATTCACCCATTGCCCACTAA
- the acnB gene encoding bifunctional aconitate hydratase 2/2-methylisocitrate dehydratase, translated as MLEAYRKQVAERAAEGVPPKPLTAEQVAGLVELLKNPPAGEAEVLLDLITNRVPPGVDEAAYVKAAFLSAIVKGEATSPLIDKSLAVKLLGMMLGGYNIETLVNLLDNADLAALAADQLKHTLLMFDAFHDVEEKAKAGNTHAQALLQSWADGEWFVSKPKVPESIKLTVFKVTGETNTDDLSPAPDAWSRPDIPLHALAMYKMAREGLTPDEPGKIGPIQQIEALKTKGYPLVFVGDVVGTGSSRKSATNSVLWFIGEDIPGVPNKRTGGVCIGGKVAPIFYNTMEDAGALVFEAPVDTLNMGDVVEIRPYDGKILNAETGEVLSEFSLKSDVLLDEVQAGGRIPLIIGRGLTTKARESLGLPPSTLFRLPQAPVDTGKGFTLAQKMVGKACGVTGIRPGTYCEPKMTTVGSQDTTGPMTRDELKDLACLGFSADLTMQSFCHTAAYPKPVDIETQHTLPDFIMTRGGVSLRPGDGIIHSWLNRMLLPDTVGTGGDSHTRFPIGISFPAGSGLVAFAAATGVMPLDMPESVLVRFKGEMQPGITLRDLVNAIPLYAIKQGLLTVEKKGKKNIFSGRILEVEGLPNLKVEQAFEISDASAERSAAGCTIKLDKEPIIEYLKSNITMLRWMIEQGYGDIRTIERRARKMEEWLENPVLMEADADAEYAAIIDIDLADIKEPILACPNDPDDVKVLSDVAGDKIDEVFIGSCMTNIGHFRAAGKLLSATKDELSTRLWIAPPTKMDAHQLMEEGYYSIFGVKGARTEMPGCSLCMGNQARVAKNSTVVSTSTRNFPNRLGEGANVYLASAELAAIAAVLGKLPTPEEYLSYAQKIDSMSADIYRYLNFNEIESYQSAANEGKRIAAVEIQTVAI; from the coding sequence GTGCTTGAAGCCTATCGTAAACAGGTCGCAGAACGCGCCGCAGAAGGTGTTCCACCCAAACCGCTTACCGCTGAACAGGTCGCAGGATTGGTGGAGCTACTGAAAAATCCCCCCGCTGGAGAAGCTGAAGTATTACTGGATTTGATCACCAACCGCGTTCCCCCTGGCGTTGACGAAGCCGCCTATGTAAAAGCAGCCTTCCTGAGCGCAATCGTTAAAGGCGAAGCCACCTCCCCCCTCATTGATAAATCCCTCGCAGTCAAGCTGCTCGGCATGATGCTCGGCGGTTACAACATCGAAACCCTGGTTAACCTGCTCGATAACGCCGACCTGGCCGCCCTGGCTGCCGACCAGCTCAAGCATACCCTGTTGATGTTCGATGCCTTCCACGATGTGGAAGAAAAAGCCAAAGCCGGTAACACCCATGCCCAAGCGCTGCTGCAATCCTGGGCCGATGGCGAGTGGTTTGTCAGCAAACCTAAAGTGCCGGAAAGCATCAAGCTCACGGTTTTCAAAGTCACCGGCGAAACCAACACCGATGACCTGTCACCGGCGCCTGACGCCTGGTCCCGCCCTGACATTCCGCTGCACGCCCTGGCCATGTACAAAATGGCACGCGAAGGTTTAACCCCCGACGAGCCAGGCAAAATTGGTCCTATCCAACAAATTGAAGCCCTGAAAACCAAAGGTTATCCCCTGGTATTCGTGGGCGATGTTGTGGGTACGGGTTCATCCCGTAAATCTGCCACCAACTCTGTACTCTGGTTTATCGGCGAAGATATCCCCGGTGTACCTAACAAGCGCACGGGCGGTGTGTGTATCGGCGGCAAAGTTGCCCCCATTTTCTACAACACCATGGAAGACGCAGGTGCCCTGGTATTTGAAGCCCCGGTCGACACGTTGAACATGGGCGATGTAGTTGAAATCCGCCCTTATGACGGCAAGATCCTGAATGCAGAAACCGGCGAAGTTCTCTCCGAATTCAGCCTCAAGTCCGATGTACTGCTGGATGAAGTACAAGCTGGCGGTCGTATTCCACTGATTATCGGTCGCGGCCTGACGACCAAGGCACGCGAATCCCTGGGCCTGCCACCCAGCACCCTGTTCCGTTTGCCCCAAGCACCTGTCGATACTGGCAAGGGTTTCACCCTGGCACAAAAAATGGTAGGTAAAGCCTGTGGCGTAACAGGCATTCGTCCCGGCACCTATTGCGAGCCTAAAATGACCACTGTGGGCTCACAGGACACCACCGGCCCAATGACCCGCGACGAACTCAAAGACCTGGCATGCCTTGGCTTCTCTGCCGACTTGACCATGCAGTCTTTCTGCCACACAGCCGCCTATCCCAAGCCCGTAGACATCGAAACCCAGCACACATTGCCCGACTTCATCATGACCCGCGGCGGTGTCTCATTGCGTCCAGGTGACGGTATCATCCACAGCTGGCTGAACCGCATGCTGCTCCCGGATACCGTGGGCACCGGCGGTGACTCCCATACCCGCTTCCCCATCGGCATCTCTTTCCCAGCCGGTTCCGGCCTGGTGGCATTTGCCGCTGCTACTGGAGTAATGCCACTGGATATGCCCGAATCCGTTCTGGTTCGCTTCAAAGGCGAGATGCAACCAGGTATCACTTTGCGCGATCTGGTAAATGCCATCCCGCTTTACGCGATCAAACAGGGCTTGTTGACTGTCGAGAAAAAAGGCAAGAAGAACATCTTCTCTGGCCGTATTCTCGAAGTGGAAGGCCTGCCCAACCTGAAAGTAGAGCAAGCGTTTGAAATTTCTGACGCCTCTGCCGAGCGCTCTGCCGCAGGATGTACCATCAAGCTGGACAAAGAACCCATTATCGAATACCTCAAGTCCAATATCACCATGCTGCGCTGGATGATCGAGCAGGGTTACGGTGATATCCGCACCATTGAGCGCCGTGCACGCAAGATGGAAGAATGGCTGGAGAACCCCGTGCTGATGGAAGCCGATGCGGATGCCGAATATGCAGCCATCATCGATATTGATCTGGCCGACATTAAAGAGCCAATCCTGGCCTGTCCTAACGATCCGGACGATGTAAAAGTGCTGTCTGACGTTGCTGGCGACAAGATTGACGAAGTGTTTATCGGTTCCTGTATGACCAACATCGGTCACTTCCGCGCTGCGGGAAAACTGCTCTCTGCCACCAAAGACGAGCTGTCCACCCGCCTGTGGATTGCCCCCCCCACCAAAATGGATGCACACCAACTGATGGAAGAGGGTTACTACAGCATCTTCGGTGTAAAAGGTGCGCGCACCGAAATGCCCGGCTGCTCACTCTGTATGGGTAACCAGGCGCGTGTGGCCAAGAACTCTACTGTGGTATCCACCTCCACCCGTAACTTCCCTAACCGTTTGGGTGAAGGCGCCAATGTGTATCTGGCATCCGCAGAACTGGCCGCTATCGCAGCCGTGCTTGGCAAACTGCCTACACCGGAAGAGTACCTTTCTTACGCGCAGAAAATTGACAGCATGTCTGCTGATATATATCGCTACCTCAACTTCAACGAAATTGAGAGCTACCAAAGCGCCGCCAATGAAGGTAAGCGCATTGCAGCCGTAGAGATACAGACAGTAGCCATTTAA
- the hupB gene encoding nucleoid-associated protein HU-beta: MNKTELIEAIAASADIPKAAAGRALDAVVESITGALKNGDSVVLVGFGTFAVKERAARTGRNPQTGEEIKIAAAKVPGFKAGKALKDAVN; the protein is encoded by the coding sequence GTGAACAAAACTGAGCTGATTGAAGCCATTGCCGCATCTGCGGATATTCCTAAAGCGGCTGCCGGACGTGCCTTGGACGCGGTAGTTGAGAGCATCACTGGTGCCCTGAAAAATGGCGACTCGGTAGTTCTGGTTGGTTTTGGTACTTTCGCCGTAAAAGAGCGCGCTGCTCGTACTGGCAGAAATCCTCAAACTGGCGAAGAAATTAAAATTGCTGCAGCTAAAGTGCCTGGCTTCAAAGCCGGTAAAGCCTTGAAAGACGCAGTAAATTAA
- a CDS encoding DUF1289 domain-containing protein produces MSLFKPVKTPCVGICSTGIGDSVCRGCKRFAHEVIDWNAYTHEQRLIIAQRLETFLAQIVQNRVKVVDEKLLLAQIKHQQIQFKPEQNPYCWVFDLLRAGASQIDDLGDYGLALQPGWTQVPLSTIRDAIDKDFYALSCAYYERYISPVFVTPDMLDTKD; encoded by the coding sequence ATGTCGTTATTTAAACCTGTAAAAACACCTTGCGTTGGTATTTGCTCGACAGGCATTGGCGACAGTGTCTGTCGTGGTTGCAAGCGCTTTGCCCATGAAGTGATTGACTGGAATGCCTATACCCACGAGCAGCGGCTGATTATTGCCCAGCGCCTCGAAACCTTTCTTGCCCAAATTGTGCAAAACAGGGTGAAGGTCGTGGACGAAAAATTATTGTTAGCACAAATCAAGCATCAGCAGATCCAGTTTAAGCCTGAGCAAAATCCCTATTGCTGGGTGTTTGATCTGTTGCGCGCTGGTGCCAGTCAGATTGATGACCTGGGGGATTACGGGCTGGCCTTACAGCCCGGTTGGACCCAGGTTCCATTGTCGACTATCCGCGATGCCATCGATAAAGATTTTTACGCGCTTTCCTGTGCTTATTACGAGCGCTATATTTCGCCTGTATTTGTCACTCCCGATATGCTTGATACTAAAGATTAA